In Sporichthya polymorpha DSM 43042, a genomic segment contains:
- a CDS encoding acyl-CoA dehydrogenase family protein: MTPADELRAVLATMPDELRRGPAADFDEMLAAQRWLASAGWVAPGWPVEHGGRGLGVADRIACDAEYAAADVPLPAGILGLANVGPALMEFGTAEQQAHLPRILDGSEIWCQGFSEPGAGSDLAGLRTRARPAGESFDDGFVIDGQKVWTSHGMHATHCMLLVRTDPDGPKHKGISVLLVPMDSPGIERRPIRMISGDSEFAEVFFTGVRVAASALLGPLHGGWGVTVRTLVHERTGVLSRAAELENRARQVALATTDLDPLDRDEVVRRYVEARVLGQLGQATLARGEAGQDTAGLQALIKLSWGLTDRALAETALDVVGLPATVGSAGPGAAPSSAPSDLAWRWLNARASTIAAGTTEVLKDLVAERVLGLPRS, from the coding sequence ATGACGCCGGCTGACGAGCTTCGCGCCGTGCTCGCGACGATGCCCGACGAGCTCCGCCGCGGCCCCGCTGCCGACTTCGACGAGATGCTCGCCGCCCAGCGCTGGCTGGCCTCGGCCGGGTGGGTCGCGCCCGGGTGGCCGGTCGAGCACGGCGGCCGGGGTCTCGGCGTCGCCGACCGCATCGCCTGCGACGCCGAGTACGCCGCGGCGGACGTCCCGCTGCCGGCGGGCATCCTCGGCCTCGCGAACGTCGGCCCCGCGCTGATGGAGTTCGGCACCGCCGAGCAGCAGGCGCATCTGCCGCGGATTCTCGACGGCTCCGAGATCTGGTGCCAGGGCTTCAGCGAGCCCGGGGCCGGCAGCGACCTCGCCGGCCTGCGCACCCGTGCCCGCCCGGCGGGGGAGTCCTTCGACGACGGCTTTGTGATTGACGGTCAGAAAGTCTGGACCTCCCACGGCATGCACGCGACGCACTGCATGCTGCTGGTCCGCACGGACCCGGATGGCCCGAAGCACAAAGGCATTTCCGTCCTGCTCGTCCCGATGGACAGCCCCGGCATCGAGCGTCGCCCGATTCGGATGATCTCCGGCGACTCCGAGTTCGCGGAGGTGTTCTTCACCGGCGTCCGTGTCGCCGCGTCCGCGCTGCTCGGCCCGTTGCACGGCGGTTGGGGTGTGACGGTCCGGACGCTGGTGCACGAGCGGACCGGCGTCCTCTCGCGTGCCGCGGAGCTGGAGAACCGCGCCCGCCAGGTCGCCCTCGCGACGACGGACCTCGACCCGCTCGACCGCGACGAGGTCGTCCGCCGCTACGTCGAGGCGCGCGTCCTCGGCCAGCTCGGCCAGGCGACCCTCGCCCGCGGTGAGGCCGGCCAGGACACCGCCGGCCTGCAGGCGCTGATCAAGCTGTCGTGGGGCCTGACCGACCGCGCCCTCGCCGAGACCGCGCTCGACGTCGTCGGGCTCCCCGCCACCGTGGGTTCGGCCGGCCCCGGCGCCGCCCCCAGCTCAGCCCCCAGCGACCTCGCCTGGCGCTGGCTGAACGCCCGGGCCTCGACGATCGCCGCCGGGACCACCGAGGTGCTCAAGGACCTCGTCGCCGAGCGCGTCCTCGGCCTCCCGCGCTCCTGA
- a CDS encoding amidohydrolase family protein — protein sequence MPLRDDMQLISVDDHLVEPPHLWQDRLPVAHRDAGPRIIQVEDDAGQISDVWLYEGRKYPQIGLNAVAGKPPEQFGTEPMRYTDMIPGCYEPEARVIDMDLDGVQAAICFPSFPRFAGTVFLQGEDKALALLCVQAWNDFMLDEWCAAAPERFIPIAILPLWDVDAAVKEIHRVAARGAKAISFTENPVPLGLPSFHTDHWDPVFSAAEETGLPLCLHFGTSGQAPTTAPDAPFAVTITLFGCNSMFAAADLIFSPVFHHHPNLKVALAEGGIGWVPYLLERADYVWDRHRWYQNVNQAVPPSELFRRHIWGCFIDDVHGLKNRHEIGIDRITWECDYPHSDSNWPNSRKRAIEVFADIPDDEVARMVEWNSRELFNFPRTPTDAA from the coding sequence ATGCCGCTCCGGGACGACATGCAGCTGATCTCGGTGGACGACCACCTCGTCGAGCCGCCCCACCTGTGGCAGGACCGCCTCCCGGTCGCGCACCGCGACGCCGGTCCTCGCATCATCCAGGTCGAGGACGACGCGGGCCAGATCTCCGACGTCTGGCTCTACGAGGGCCGCAAGTACCCGCAGATCGGCCTCAACGCCGTGGCCGGGAAGCCGCCGGAGCAGTTCGGCACCGAGCCGATGCGGTACACCGACATGATCCCGGGCTGCTACGAGCCCGAGGCGCGCGTCATCGACATGGACCTCGACGGCGTGCAGGCCGCGATCTGCTTCCCGAGCTTCCCGCGATTCGCGGGCACGGTCTTCCTCCAGGGCGAGGACAAGGCGCTCGCGCTGCTGTGCGTCCAGGCCTGGAACGACTTCATGCTCGACGAGTGGTGCGCCGCCGCGCCCGAGCGCTTCATCCCGATCGCGATCCTGCCGCTCTGGGACGTCGACGCCGCGGTGAAGGAGATCCACCGCGTCGCCGCCCGCGGGGCGAAGGCGATCTCGTTCACCGAGAACCCCGTCCCGCTCGGGCTGCCGAGCTTCCACACCGACCACTGGGACCCGGTCTTCTCCGCCGCGGAGGAGACGGGACTGCCGCTGTGCCTGCACTTCGGGACGTCGGGCCAGGCGCCGACGACCGCACCGGACGCGCCGTTCGCCGTCACGATCACGCTGTTCGGCTGCAACTCGATGTTCGCCGCGGCCGACCTCATCTTCTCCCCGGTGTTCCACCATCACCCCAACCTCAAGGTCGCGCTCGCCGAGGGCGGCATCGGCTGGGTGCCCTACCTGCTCGAGCGCGCGGACTACGTCTGGGACCGGCACCGCTGGTACCAGAACGTGAACCAGGCGGTCCCGCCGTCGGAGCTCTTCCGCCGGCACATCTGGGGCTGTTTCATCGACGACGTGCACGGCCTGAAGAACCGCCACGAGATCGGCATCGACCGGATCACCTGGGAGTGCGACTACCCGCACTCGGACTCGAACTGGCCGAACAGTCGCAAGCGCGCGATCGAGGTCTTCGCCGACATCCCCGACGACGAGGTCGCGCGCATGGTGGAGTGGAACAGCCGCGAGCTCTTCAACTTCCCGCGAACCCCGACGGACGCGGCCTGA
- a CDS encoding ferredoxin, whose product MRVKVDREVCQGNARCFALAPEVYVLDDEGYNVGGEFEIDDEHGEAAFRGAAECPERAIKVFFE is encoded by the coding sequence ATGAGGGTCAAGGTCGACCGCGAGGTCTGCCAGGGCAACGCCCGCTGTTTCGCCCTCGCCCCCGAGGTCTACGTCCTCGACGACGAGGGCTACAACGTCGGCGGCGAGTTCGAGATCGACGACGAGCACGGCGAGGCCGCCTTCCGCGGCGCCGCCGAGTGCCCCGAGCGCGCGATCAAGGTCTTCTTCGAGTAG
- a CDS encoding cytochrome P450 has protein sequence MGKPDPNDSDWSDLDLLTVNEATERLDAEIAALTGQLGALAGTERDAANRRLDLLVAARDRAAAGPKRPLYDAPPDRPAHVPAELVRDVDHVFGPDFLVDPFAAYRELRDRRVWWSPRHGGFWILTRAEDIRGAYQQPDLFSSAATGIPAHVQRKEKLYPLELDPPAHTAYRRVIAPLFAPKAVTARTAAIDATCAALVDEIAPRGRAEFLADFAEPFPTRIFTNILGLPVAEAPKFVAWNNKLLHSQDQPERRREAGLEINGYLRELIEARRAEPRDDVVSALLASEVDGRPIENDEIQNLCFLLFIAGLDTVTAALSWSFRFLALHPEHRRQIVDDPALIPSAVEELLRVHSFVNPARTVTRDAEFAGVQLREGDRVLLATALVAQDPEEFADEATVRFDRDANRHLAFGAGPHRCAGSHLARDELATALTLWHRQIPDYEIAPGETVTMHAGGVFGLDRLPLVWST, from the coding sequence ATGGGCAAGCCCGACCCCAACGACTCCGACTGGTCGGACCTCGACCTCCTGACCGTAAACGAGGCGACCGAACGGCTCGACGCCGAGATCGCCGCCCTCACCGGCCAACTCGGCGCGCTGGCCGGCACCGAACGCGACGCCGCGAACCGTCGCCTCGACCTGCTCGTCGCGGCGCGCGACCGCGCGGCGGCGGGGCCGAAGCGTCCGCTCTACGACGCGCCGCCGGACCGCCCCGCCCACGTCCCGGCCGAACTCGTCCGCGACGTCGACCACGTCTTCGGGCCGGACTTCCTCGTCGATCCCTTCGCCGCGTACCGCGAGCTGCGCGATCGGCGAGTCTGGTGGAGCCCGCGCCACGGCGGGTTCTGGATCCTGACGCGGGCCGAGGACATCCGCGGCGCCTACCAGCAGCCGGACCTGTTCTCCTCCGCGGCGACCGGCATCCCCGCGCACGTGCAGCGCAAGGAGAAGCTCTACCCGCTCGAGCTCGACCCGCCCGCGCACACCGCGTACCGCCGCGTCATCGCGCCGCTGTTCGCGCCGAAGGCCGTCACCGCGCGGACCGCGGCCATCGACGCGACCTGCGCCGCCCTCGTCGACGAGATCGCCCCCCGCGGTCGGGCCGAGTTCCTCGCCGACTTCGCCGAGCCGTTCCCGACGCGGATCTTCACGAACATCCTCGGCCTGCCCGTCGCCGAGGCACCGAAGTTCGTGGCCTGGAACAACAAGTTGCTGCACTCGCAGGACCAGCCTGAGCGTCGCCGCGAGGCGGGCCTCGAGATCAACGGCTACCTCCGGGAGCTGATCGAGGCCCGCCGGGCCGAGCCGCGCGACGACGTCGTGTCCGCGCTGCTCGCCTCTGAGGTCGACGGCCGGCCGATCGAGAACGACGAGATCCAGAACCTCTGCTTCCTGCTGTTCATCGCCGGTCTCGACACCGTCACCGCGGCGCTGTCCTGGTCGTTCCGCTTCCTCGCCCTGCACCCGGAGCACCGGCGTCAGATCGTCGACGATCCGGCGCTGATCCCCAGTGCCGTCGAGGAACTGCTCCGCGTGCACTCCTTCGTCAACCCGGCGCGGACCGTCACCCGCGACGCCGAGTTCGCCGGAGTCCAGCTGCGCGAGGGGGACCGCGTGCTGCTCGCGACGGCGCTCGTCGCCCAGGACCCGGAGGAGTTCGCCGACGAAGCGACCGTCCGCTTCGACCGCGACGCCAACCGCCACCTCGCCTTCGGTGCCGGCCCCCACCGCTGCGCGGGCTCGCACCTCGCCCGCGACGAGCTCGCCACCGCGCTCACCCTCTGGCACCGGCAGATCCCGGACTACGAGATCGCCCCCGGTGAGACCGTCACCATGCACGCCGGCGGGGTCTTCGGCCTCGACCGCCTGCCCCTGGTCTGGTCGACGTGA